Proteins encoded within one genomic window of Flavobacterium gilvum:
- a CDS encoding CPBP family intramembrane glutamic endopeptidase: MFIEQGINTGNKFWKYILGSIFVIGASFLGQMPMLVLMLFETALKGKKYPTTDAELLHFFEPNLNLFLLLIPFVFALGGIYFAVRFLHRQKFISIITSREKMDWKRVFFSFGIWSVFTIISTLLMCYVSPDDFKFNFQLVPFSILVVIASLLVPIQTSVEELVFRGYLMQGFANLFKNKWFPLLMTSCVFGLMHFSNPEVAKMGNIIMIYYIGTGLLLGIMTLMDEGMELALGFHAANNLIGALLVTSDWSAFQTYSIFKDVSEPVAGLDIILPVIVVYPLLLTIFGMKYKWSGWRDKLTGAVV, from the coding sequence ATGTTTATAGAGCAAGGAATCAATACCGGTAATAAATTTTGGAAGTACATATTAGGCTCCATTTTTGTAATTGGAGCTTCTTTTTTGGGGCAAATGCCTATGTTGGTGTTGATGCTTTTTGAAACAGCACTAAAGGGAAAAAAATATCCAACAACAGATGCTGAATTATTGCATTTTTTTGAACCCAACTTAAATTTATTTTTATTGCTGATTCCATTTGTGTTTGCATTGGGAGGAATCTATTTTGCTGTTCGCTTTCTGCATAGGCAAAAGTTTATTTCCATAATCACATCCAGAGAAAAAATGGATTGGAAAAGAGTGTTTTTTTCTTTTGGTATATGGTCTGTATTTACAATAATTTCGACATTATTGATGTGTTATGTGAGTCCAGATGATTTTAAATTTAATTTTCAGCTCGTTCCTTTTTCGATTTTGGTAGTGATAGCCTCGCTTTTGGTGCCAATTCAAACGAGTGTCGAAGAATTGGTTTTTCGTGGTTATCTGATGCAGGGATTTGCTAATTTATTCAAGAATAAATGGTTTCCCTTACTTATGACTTCCTGTGTTTTTGGTCTGATGCATTTTTCCAATCCAGAAGTTGCCAAGATGGGGAATATAATTATGATATATTACATAGGAACAGGACTCTTGTTGGGGATAATGACTCTGATGGACGAAGGGATGGAATTGGCTTTGGGTTTCCATGCCGCAAACAACCTGATTGGGGCTTTATTGGTAACTTCAGATTGGTCTGCTTTTCAAACATATTCTATTTTCAAAGATGTGTCAGAACCCGTAGCAGGGCTTGATATTATCTTGCCGGTTATTGTGGTTTATCCCTTGCTTTTGACTATATTTGGTATGAAATACAAGTGGTCTGGCTGGAGGGATAAACTAACAGGGGCTGTTGTGTAA
- a CDS encoding arsenate reductase family protein — protein sequence MIQIYHNQRCGKSRNCLLVLQESNKKIEIINYLNTPPTVDELTALLQKLNLSPIELVRQKEQIWIDNFKGKTLTENEIIQAMAENPILIERPIVVNGNKAIIGRDLEKVIPFI from the coding sequence ATGATACAAATATACCATAATCAAAGATGCGGAAAATCAAGAAATTGTTTACTCGTTTTGCAGGAATCCAACAAAAAAATCGAAATTATCAATTACCTCAACACCCCACCAACTGTTGATGAATTGACCGCATTACTCCAAAAACTGAATTTATCTCCAATTGAACTTGTTCGGCAAAAAGAACAAATCTGGATTGATAATTTCAAAGGAAAAACATTGACAGAAAATGAAATTATTCAGGCAATGGCCGAGAATCCAATTCTCATCGAACGCCCCATTGTAGTCAACGGAAATAAAGCGATTATTGGCCGTGATCTCGAAAAAGTAATTCCTTTTATATAG
- a CDS encoding sensor histidine kinase produces the protein MNSILNQIKIKNQYLISVLSVGTVASLCLFIRDYLDYKIVGYLLLVVVSVLSMFLNILPLLLSAVLSALILNFLFIKPYYTLHISSAEDSLLLFLFFIIALVNAVLTHKIRRAEKVLQVKEVRINTMKLYNALLDSLSHELRTPISTIMGAIDTIQSKTISISEKNKENLYAEIEKASLRLNHQVENLLNMSRLESGVIEPKMDWCDLEELVYNVLDHLKDDLQFHKIVVKTDENLPLFKLDYGLMQQIIYNLVFNASQYTPKGAKIEIKVSYNADVDFEYNPDKLCPCVITITDDGIGFPEDEIDKVFDKFYRLQNSKTGGTGLGLSIVKGFVEAQHGKVTLENREEGGSVFTLSFQTLTMNTKEISNE, from the coding sequence ATGAATAGTATTTTGAATCAAATAAAGATTAAAAATCAATATTTAATTAGCGTTTTATCAGTCGGTACAGTTGCTTCACTGTGTTTGTTTATCCGAGACTATTTAGATTATAAAATTGTTGGCTATCTGCTATTAGTGGTCGTTTCGGTTTTATCTATGTTTTTAAATATTTTGCCATTATTGCTCAGTGCCGTTTTGAGCGCGTTAATATTGAATTTTTTGTTTATAAAGCCTTATTACACACTGCATATCAGTAGTGCCGAAGATTCATTGTTATTGTTTTTGTTTTTCATTATTGCACTGGTAAATGCTGTTCTGACACACAAAATCCGTAGAGCCGAAAAGGTATTGCAAGTAAAAGAAGTGAGAATAAATACCATGAAGCTGTATAATGCTTTGCTCGATTCCTTGTCCCATGAATTGAGAACGCCAATTTCGACAATTATGGGGGCTATCGATACGATTCAAAGCAAAACGATTTCTATTTCTGAAAAAAATAAAGAAAATCTATATGCCGAAATAGAAAAAGCTTCGTTGCGATTGAACCATCAAGTCGAGAATTTACTGAATATGTCCCGACTCGAATCGGGTGTTATTGAACCAAAAATGGATTGGTGTGATTTAGAAGAATTGGTTTATAATGTTTTGGATCACTTAAAAGACGATTTGCAGTTTCACAAAATAGTCGTGAAGACTGATGAAAATTTACCGCTTTTTAAATTAGACTACGGCTTGATGCAGCAGATAATTTATAATTTGGTTTTTAATGCATCTCAATACACGCCAAAAGGTGCTAAAATTGAAATTAAGGTTTCTTATAATGCTGATGTCGATTTTGAATACAATCCCGATAAATTATGTCCCTGCGTGATTACAATTACCGATGATGGTATTGGTTTTCCGGAAGATGAAATTGATAAAGTTTTTGATAAATTTTACCGTCTTCAAAATTCTAAAACTGGTGGAACAGGATTAGGATTGTCTATTGTAAAAGGATTTGTAGAAGCGCAACACGGAAAAGTAACACTAGAAAACAGGGAAGAAGGAGGTTCGGTTTTTACACTAAGTTTTCAAACCTTAACAATGAATACTAAAGAAATTTCAAATGAATAA
- a CDS encoding KUP/HAK/KT family potassium transporter, which translates to MNKSTVQKVTAASLLVALGIIYGDIGTSPLYVMKAIIGQREISKLLVYGGISCIFWTLTFQTTFKYVLMTLSADNHGEGGVFSLYALVKRFGKGKLVIPTILGATTLLADGIITPPISVASAVEGLGDVVPNIPILPIVIVILSGLFFFQRFGTQKVGFFFGPAMVVWFSMLLILGFVQILEHPAILTALNPIYAYELLVEYPHGFWLLGAVFLCTTGAEALYSDLGHCGKSNIRMTWIFVKIALVVNYLGQAAWLMNQSNHFLEGKNPFYTIMPQWFLFSGVVISTFAAIIASQALISGSFTLINEAVSLNFWPRVTMKNPTNLKGQIYIPSVNTILWAGCILMVLYFRTSSNMEAAYGFSITIAMLMTTVLLNYYLIYIKKMNRVLITLIITVFVIIEIAFFVANIVKIKERWMFLFFELFIFMTMYVWYFSRKINNKFVKFTNLTEHTAKFLELSNDVTIPKYATHLIYLSKADRNYEIEEKILSSIFSKKPKRADVYWFFHINRTNSPFDLNYEVIELLDDKVIKIVLNIGFRIQPKVELYFKKIVQNLIDNKELNLHIRSDGSTKYNPEPDFKFVIIEKFLSVENEFSVKDGILLNSYYMLKNISLSDTKAFGLDKSDVIIEEIPIVYNPITKLELDRKVVN; encoded by the coding sequence ATGAATAAATCAACGGTTCAAAAAGTAACAGCTGCATCGCTTTTGGTTGCACTCGGAATTATTTACGGAGATATAGGAACCAGTCCGTTATATGTTATGAAAGCCATTATTGGGCAAAGAGAAATATCAAAACTACTGGTTTATGGAGGGATTTCGTGTATTTTTTGGACACTTACTTTTCAAACAACTTTCAAATATGTTTTAATGACGCTTTCGGCAGACAATCATGGTGAAGGTGGCGTGTTTTCTCTTTATGCATTGGTCAAACGTTTTGGAAAAGGAAAACTGGTAATTCCAACTATTTTGGGAGCTACGACTCTTTTGGCAGACGGAATTATCACGCCGCCTATTTCTGTGGCTTCGGCGGTTGAGGGATTGGGAGATGTAGTTCCCAATATTCCAATTTTGCCAATTGTAATAGTGATTTTGTCTGGACTTTTCTTTTTTCAGCGTTTTGGAACTCAAAAAGTGGGATTCTTTTTTGGTCCTGCCATGGTGGTTTGGTTTTCAATGCTTTTAATATTGGGATTTGTCCAAATCTTGGAGCATCCTGCAATATTGACAGCTTTGAATCCCATTTATGCTTATGAGTTGTTAGTCGAATATCCTCACGGATTTTGGTTGTTGGGAGCTGTTTTCCTTTGTACCACTGGTGCCGAAGCTTTGTATTCGGATTTGGGACATTGCGGAAAAAGCAATATCAGAATGACATGGATTTTTGTGAAAATTGCGTTGGTTGTTAATTATCTAGGACAGGCAGCTTGGTTGATGAATCAAAGCAATCATTTTCTGGAAGGTAAAAATCCTTTTTATACCATTATGCCACAATGGTTTTTATTTTCGGGAGTTGTTATTTCGACTTTTGCGGCAATTATTGCTTCTCAGGCATTGATAAGTGGTTCGTTTACATTGATTAACGAAGCAGTTTCGCTTAATTTTTGGCCTCGTGTGACCATGAAAAATCCAACAAATTTGAAAGGCCAAATTTATATTCCATCGGTGAATACTATTTTATGGGCTGGGTGTATTTTGATGGTTTTGTACTTTAGAACTTCTTCCAATATGGAGGCGGCTTATGGTTTTTCGATAACTATAGCGATGTTGATGACCACCGTTCTTTTAAATTATTATTTGATTTATATCAAAAAAATGAACAGGGTCCTTATCACACTGATTATAACTGTTTTTGTAATTATCGAAATTGCATTTTTTGTTGCCAATATTGTAAAAATCAAAGAACGTTGGATGTTCTTGTTTTTCGAGCTATTTATATTTATGACCATGTATGTTTGGTATTTTTCCCGAAAAATCAATAATAAGTTTGTGAAATTTACCAATTTGACTGAACATACAGCTAAGTTTCTGGAATTGAGTAATGATGTTACTATTCCGAAGTATGCTACTCATTTGATTTATTTGTCAAAAGCGGACAGAAATTACGAAATTGAAGAGAAAATACTGAGCTCTATTTTTTCCAAAAAGCCAAAAAGAGCTGATGTGTACTGGTTTTTTCATATCAATAGAACCAATTCTCCTTTTGATTTGAATTATGAAGTTATTGAGTTATTGGATGATAAAGTGATTAAGATTGTTTTGAATATTGGTTTTAGAATCCAACCAAAAGTAGAATTGTATTTTAAAAAAATTGTTCAAAATCTTATTGATAATAAAGAACTGAATTTGCACATCCGCTCTGATGGTTCGACAAAATACAATCCAGAACCCGATTTTAAATTCGTTATAATCGAAAAGTTTTTGTCTGTCGAAAATGAATTTTCCGTAAAGGATGGCATTTTACTGAATTCTTATTATATGTTGAAAAACATATCATTATCGGATACAAAAGCTTTTGGACTTGACAAAAGTGATGTAATTATTGAAGAAATACCTATCGTCTATAATCCTATCACAAAATTAGAATTGGACAGGAAAGTTGTAAATTAG
- a CDS encoding response regulator: MNNSAQILVIDDEIQIRKLLEITLDSNNYRTIFAANAKEGLSMVANHQPDLVILDLGLPDEDGQVVLKRLREWYKNPIIILTVKNTEDEIVKALDNGANDYLTKPFRTQELLARIRTALRNLVAIEKEPIIEFGSVSIDLASRIVRLNKEILKLTTTEYNLLSIFVKNEGRVLTHQYLLKQVWGNSYADQTQYLRVFVAQLRKKIEEDPNRPKFIITESGVGYRFNTS; encoded by the coding sequence ATGAATAATAGTGCCCAAATTTTAGTTATTGATGATGAAATTCAAATTAGGAAACTACTTGAAATCACATTGGACTCTAATAATTACAGAACCATTTTTGCTGCAAATGCAAAAGAAGGTTTGTCGATGGTGGCCAATCATCAGCCCGATTTGGTTATTCTTGATTTGGGTTTGCCCGATGAGGATGGACAAGTTGTTTTGAAACGACTACGAGAATGGTATAAAAACCCAATTATTATTTTGACGGTAAAAAATACCGAAGATGAAATTGTAAAAGCACTCGATAACGGAGCAAATGATTATTTGACTAAACCTTTCCGCACGCAGGAATTACTTGCTAGGATTCGAACTGCTTTGCGAAATTTGGTAGCAATAGAAAAAGAACCAATAATTGAATTTGGCTCGGTTTCAATAGATTTGGCTTCCAGAATTGTAAGATTGAATAAAGAGATTTTAAAACTCACAACGACAGAATACAATTTGCTTTCAATATTTGTAAAAAACGAAGGACGAGTATTAACCCATCAATATTTACTGAAACAAGTTTGGGGAAACAGTTATGCTGACCAAACGCAATATTTAAGAGTTTTTGTGGCACAACTTCGAAAAAAAATAGAAGAAGATCCCAATCGCCCTAAATTCATCATCACAGAATCGGGTGTGGGATACCGGTTTAATACCAGTTAA
- a CDS encoding outer membrane beta-barrel family protein: MKNLNRIIVLLFLFLGLSNFAQNGPPTFTKIKVTGKIIAKKNNQPLEDATITLKNQKNPKAISGGITNSKGEFDADVIPGVYDITIDFISFKSINITGKNITEKTSLGTIALEDDASQLNEVVIRSEKSTVEIKLDKKVYNVGQDMMVKGGTVSDVLDNIPSVSVDTEGNVSLRGSDNIRILIDGRPSYAVNIAEALRQLPADAIDKVEVITNPSARYDAEGGSGILNIILKKGKNKGFNGTLIASGGIPETYGLSANVNYKTEKLNYFSTVGYNSRTNEGGGKTNSEYFNPDKSTKNFLDEDRETQRTRDGFNGRAGVEWTVAPNTYWTNALNYENNTGNTNDVINYQNYDATHNFTGTTYRLNNGDTNSENISYTSNLIKNFNDKGHKLTVDATLSRDNDDSQSIITGSQNYNNTLNNQVQKQAQIQADYVLPIGEGSQFEAGYKGSFGDLNNQYYVLDEQGTRIPNLSNTLEYKENINALYSQYGFKKNKFSYLFGLRWEDTNIHVNLLDNNDFNTKKYNNFFPSAFISYELSDQSNITTSYSKRLTRPRGRFMNPAVNYSSNVNIFQGNPDLDPSLTNKFDVGYIKRWDKVTFNTSAYFEDTKDVFSFVRSPTGDEVNGVPVIKSQPINLGKEQKYGFEFTLNYTPFKIWRVNSNFNLYNVKTTGEHSYTDTKGNLIVQNLDNQANTWFARINSKLTLPYKIDWQLSAMYNGEQKTAQGKNLDQFSMNTAFSKDLFKDKATLAFNISDILNSRIMRSYTYLDNQTSYSEMQFRKRQFNLSFTYRFNKAKNEKEKNQAPKNDSGNDGDFPG, encoded by the coding sequence ATGAAAAATCTAAACCGCATTATAGTTCTGTTATTTTTATTTTTAGGACTATCAAATTTTGCCCAAAATGGACCTCCAACTTTTACCAAAATAAAAGTTACGGGTAAAATTATAGCAAAGAAAAACAATCAACCCCTTGAAGACGCTACAATCACTTTAAAAAATCAAAAAAACCCCAAAGCTATTTCTGGTGGAATAACCAATAGCAAAGGAGAATTTGATGCAGATGTAATTCCTGGTGTTTATGATATAACTATCGATTTTATTTCGTTCAAATCAATCAACATCACAGGAAAAAACATAACCGAAAAGACTTCACTTGGTACAATTGCTCTCGAAGATGATGCTTCTCAGTTGAACGAAGTCGTTATTCGTTCAGAAAAATCAACTGTTGAAATCAAACTGGACAAAAAAGTTTATAACGTTGGTCAGGACATGATGGTAAAAGGCGGAACGGTAAGTGATGTTTTAGACAACATTCCTTCAGTCTCTGTTGATACCGAAGGAAATGTAAGTTTAAGAGGAAGCGACAATATCCGAATTTTAATTGACGGAAGACCTTCTTATGCGGTAAATATCGCCGAAGCATTAAGACAACTTCCTGCAGATGCAATTGATAAAGTTGAAGTTATCACCAATCCATCTGCCCGATATGATGCCGAAGGTGGTTCTGGAATACTCAACATTATCCTTAAAAAAGGAAAAAACAAAGGTTTTAACGGAACATTAATCGCTTCTGGCGGTATTCCCGAAACGTATGGTTTAAGTGCTAATGTAAATTACAAAACAGAAAAACTAAACTACTTTTCTACCGTAGGATACAATTCAAGAACAAATGAAGGCGGTGGTAAAACAAATTCTGAGTATTTCAACCCAGACAAATCAACCAAAAATTTTCTAGATGAAGATCGTGAAACCCAAAGAACAAGAGATGGTTTCAACGGAAGAGCCGGTGTTGAATGGACCGTAGCACCAAATACTTATTGGACAAATGCCCTAAATTACGAAAACAATACAGGAAATACGAATGATGTAATCAACTATCAAAACTATGATGCTACCCATAATTTTACTGGTACAACTTACCGTTTAAACAATGGAGATACAAACAGTGAGAACATCTCGTATACTTCAAATTTAATTAAAAACTTCAACGACAAAGGGCATAAACTTACCGTTGACGCTACTCTTTCAAGAGATAATGATGATAGTCAAAGTATTATTACAGGTTCTCAGAATTACAACAACACGTTGAATAATCAAGTTCAAAAACAAGCACAAATTCAAGCCGATTACGTGCTTCCAATAGGAGAAGGAAGCCAATTTGAAGCTGGATATAAAGGAAGTTTTGGCGACTTAAACAACCAATATTATGTTCTTGACGAACAAGGAACACGAATTCCTAATTTATCAAACACTTTGGAATACAAAGAAAACATCAATGCACTTTATTCTCAGTACGGTTTCAAGAAAAATAAATTCTCCTATTTATTTGGACTACGTTGGGAAGACACCAACATACATGTAAACTTGTTGGACAATAACGATTTTAATACCAAAAAGTACAACAACTTTTTCCCAAGTGCTTTTATCAGTTATGAACTGTCTGATCAAAGCAACATTACAACAAGCTACAGCAAGCGTCTAACAAGACCTAGAGGCCGTTTTATGAACCCTGCTGTAAACTATTCCAGTAACGTTAATATTTTTCAGGGAAATCCAGACTTAGATCCGTCATTAACAAATAAATTTGACGTTGGATATATCAAACGTTGGGACAAAGTAACATTTAATACTTCTGCTTATTTTGAAGACACCAAAGACGTTTTCAGCTTTGTACGATCTCCTACGGGTGATGAAGTAAACGGAGTTCCGGTAATTAAAAGCCAACCAATTAACTTAGGAAAAGAACAGAAATACGGTTTTGAGTTTACTTTAAATTACACCCCATTCAAAATATGGAGAGTAAACAGTAACTTCAATCTCTACAATGTAAAAACAACTGGAGAACACAGCTACACAGACACAAAAGGCAATCTTATTGTACAAAATCTAGACAACCAAGCCAACACTTGGTTTGCGAGAATTAATTCAAAACTAACTTTACCGTACAAAATTGACTGGCAACTGAGCGCAATGTACAATGGTGAACAAAAAACAGCTCAAGGCAAAAACTTAGATCAGTTTAGTATGAACACGGCTTTCAGCAAAGATTTGTTCAAGGATAAAGCAACACTTGCATTCAATATCAGTGATATTTTAAACTCAAGAATTATGAGATCTTATACTTATCTTGACAACCAGACATCATATAGCGAAATGCAATTCCGTAAACGTCAATTCAATTTGTCATTTACCTACCGTTTCAACAAGGCTAAAAACGAAAAAGAAAAGAATCAAGCTCCTAAAAATGACAGCGGTAACGATGGTGATTTTCCAGGATAA
- a CDS encoding L-serine ammonia-lyase, translating into MEECISVFDMLKIGVGPSSSHTLGPWRAAERFLKELRDEYDINSVERVKVNLYGSLSLTGKGHATDLAVMLGLSGQDPEYIPIQNIDKIIKSIETKNEIYLGNQIPIPFFILQDIIFNKNFLPFHANGLTFTAYFNNETQYSSTFYSIGGGFVVKEGSQNAQAKEAIKCAFPHPIDKASELLAYCTKENKTISEIVYDNEKSMRPEASIHHELMRIWNTMLECMYIGCHSEGILPGGLHVRRRAFDMHQNLIGLSNYSNPQEWLEEIRKTEVKFRQILKWVSCFALAVNEVNAALGRVVTAPTNGSAGVIPAVLMYYLVIENHQGGETEIKKFLMVAGEIGSIFKKGSTISAAMGGCQAEIGVSSAMAAGALCELMGGSPEQVLMAAEIAMEHHLGLTCDPIGGLVQIPCIERNTMGAIKAINAAELALETDAKNAKVSLDKVIDTMWQTAKDMNSKYKETSEGGLAIAVNMADC; encoded by the coding sequence ATGGAAGAATGCATCTCCGTTTTTGATATGCTAAAAATTGGTGTCGGACCATCCAGTTCCCACACTCTTGGCCCGTGGCGTGCTGCAGAACGATTTTTAAAAGAACTGAGAGATGAGTATGACATCAATTCTGTTGAGAGAGTAAAAGTCAATCTATATGGTTCTCTCTCCTTAACAGGAAAAGGACACGCAACCGATTTAGCTGTTATGCTGGGATTAAGCGGACAAGATCCCGAATACATTCCGATTCAAAATATTGACAAAATCATCAAATCGATTGAAACCAAAAACGAAATTTATTTGGGGAACCAAATTCCTATTCCGTTTTTCATTCTTCAGGATATTATTTTCAACAAAAATTTTCTTCCTTTTCATGCCAATGGATTGACATTTACTGCTTACTTCAATAACGAAACCCAATACAGTTCAACATTTTACTCCATAGGAGGCGGTTTTGTAGTCAAAGAAGGTAGCCAAAATGCGCAAGCAAAAGAAGCTATAAAATGCGCTTTCCCCCACCCGATTGACAAAGCCAGTGAACTTTTGGCCTATTGCACAAAAGAAAACAAAACCATTTCGGAAATCGTTTATGACAACGAAAAATCGATGCGCCCCGAAGCATCCATTCATCATGAATTAATGCGCATTTGGAATACCATGCTGGAATGTATGTATATCGGCTGTCATTCCGAAGGTATTCTTCCCGGCGGATTGCATGTTCGGAGACGGGCTTTTGACATGCACCAAAATTTGATTGGTCTGTCCAATTATTCCAATCCCCAAGAATGGCTGGAAGAAATTAGAAAAACCGAAGTTAAATTCAGACAAATCCTAAAATGGGTTAGCTGTTTTGCATTAGCCGTAAACGAAGTAAATGCGGCTTTGGGACGAGTAGTCACCGCTCCTACCAACGGAAGCGCCGGCGTAATTCCTGCAGTTTTAATGTATTATCTGGTTATTGAAAATCACCAGGGCGGCGAAACCGAAATCAAAAAATTCCTGATGGTTGCCGGCGAAATAGGAAGCATTTTCAAAAAAGGATCAACAATCTCTGCCGCAATGGGAGGCTGTCAAGCCGAGATAGGTGTTTCGAGTGCTATGGCTGCTGGTGCTTTGTGTGAATTGATGGGAGGAAGTCCGGAACAGGTTTTAATGGCAGCCGAAATTGCCATGGAACATCACTTAGGTTTAACCTGCGATCCTATTGGCGGTTTGGTTCAAATCCCTTGCATTGAAAGGAATACCATGGGTGCCATAAAAGCTATTAATGCCGCAGAACTCGCACTAGAAACCGATGCCAAAAATGCCAAAGTTTCTCTGGATAAAGTAATCGACACGATGTGGCAAACCGCCAAAGACATGAACTCAAAATACAAAGAAACCTCCGAAGGCGGACTTGCAATTGCCGTGAATATGGCGGATTGTTAA
- a CDS encoding AMP-binding protein, which produces MDTVTHKNVHNRFRLNGYHLTKEDLCRIAYSFVKEGEDFEQTVGDFLLDWFDDKPYIDMNTSGTTGTPKSIRIEKSAMVKSALATGDFFGLQPGDRVLHCLPANYVAGKMMFVRSFILGLDMDFVPPSSHPLDHNDEKYDFSAMVPLQAKNSIDKLSNIKKVIIGGVKVHKSLEDELVKLPIDIYETYGMTETITHIAAKKVGVEVFTTLPNVTVSVNEDQCLEIVAKNIGNEKIVTNDIVKLVSDTQFVWLGRHDNVINSGGVKIMPELVENKLSALIPRRYFVIGVPDDILGEKVALYVEGSPLDINHSLFDVLDKYEKPKEIVFIPKFKETATGKIMREESKELVAVK; this is translated from the coding sequence ATGGATACAGTTACACACAAGAATGTACACAACCGTTTTAGGTTAAATGGCTATCATTTGACAAAAGAAGATTTGTGTAGAATAGCTTACAGTTTTGTTAAAGAAGGAGAAGATTTTGAGCAGACGGTAGGTGATTTTTTATTGGATTGGTTTGATGATAAACCCTACATTGATATGAATACTTCTGGCACGACAGGAACTCCAAAATCAATCAGAATTGAGAAAAGTGCCATGGTTAAATCTGCTTTGGCAACAGGAGACTTTTTCGGGCTTCAGCCAGGAGATAGAGTTCTTCATTGTTTGCCGGCCAATTATGTTGCCGGAAAAATGATGTTTGTGCGCTCTTTTATTTTAGGATTAGACATGGATTTTGTTCCGCCAAGTTCTCATCCTTTGGATCACAATGACGAGAAATATGACTTTTCGGCAATGGTTCCGTTACAGGCTAAGAATTCAATCGATAAATTATCAAATATTAAAAAGGTAATTATAGGAGGTGTTAAAGTTCATAAATCATTGGAAGATGAATTGGTAAAACTGCCAATTGATATTTATGAAACTTACGGTATGACCGAAACAATTACTCATATTGCTGCTAAGAAAGTTGGTGTTGAAGTTTTTACTACTTTGCCAAATGTTACGGTTTCTGTGAATGAAGATCAATGTCTTGAGATTGTTGCAAAAAATATTGGAAACGAAAAAATCGTTACCAATGATATTGTGAAATTAGTTTCAGATACTCAATTTGTTTGGTTAGGACGTCACGATAATGTAATTAACAGCGGAGGTGTAAAAATTATGCCAGAGCTAGTAGAAAATAAATTATCGGCACTAATTCCGAGACGTTATTTTGTAATCGGTGTGCCAGATGATATTTTGGGAGAAAAAGTGGCTCTTTATGTAGAAGGTTCTCCATTGGATATTAACCATTCTTTATTTGATGTTTTGGACAAATATGAAAAACCAAAAGAGATAGTGTTTATCCCTAAATTTAAGGAAACCGCTACCGGTAAAATAATGAGGGAAGAAAGTAAAGAATTGGTAGCAGTTAAGTAA